A DNA window from Oscarella lobularis chromosome 8, ooOscLobu1.1, whole genome shotgun sequence contains the following coding sequences:
- the LOC136189806 gene encoding protein Wnt-2b-like, translating into MQLEYAAILVSVVSILPMSSSHWWQFGAYVEKNYLEHGVFVPIQCDNMNLPTTQLSLCKDPRNERLMTHLGLAINLAVTACNNSFNCSRWNCPYSGDRNLLGPLIGHGNRETAVAHAITSAFAAYTITRDCAQQKLTGCGCDSTRRSDASLATAASEVLAQHPNARLSWKGCSEDVEYGYSKSKEFVDAAEEETRQEKKLMNLHNNEAGRLAVKKELVLRCRCHGVSYACNVQTCWYEMKHWKDVGEEIKSLYDKAVKVTVNAQSGKVEKANGKEPGSEEMIYVNETQPDLCNLTKGRKCFRKGSSSECSCDVLCCQRGYNTVPKTIVKNCFCKLRMTPPPIRIVCNKCTKKIEEDYCRK; encoded by the exons ATGCAACTTGAGTACGCCGCTATCCTTGTTTCTGTCGTCTCTATCCTTCCCATGAGTTCAAGCCACTGGTG GCAATTCGGCGCATACGTCGAGAAAAATTATCTCGAGCACGGCGTTTTCGTTCCCATACAGTGCGACAACATGAATCTCCCGACGACCCAGCTATCTTTGTGCAAAGACCCGCGAAACGAAAGGCTGATGACTCACCTCGGACTCGCCATCAATCTAGCAGTGACTGCCTGCAACAACTCGTTCAACTGCAGTCGCTGGAACTGCCCCTACTCGGGCGATCGTAACCTGCTGGGACCGCTTATAGGCCATG GAAATCGCGAGACGGCCGTTGCGCACGCCATCACGTCCGCATTTGCGGCATACACAATCACACGCGACTGCGCCCAGCAAAAACTGACGGGTTGCGGGTGCGactcgacgcgacgatcggaTGCCAGTTTGGCGACCGCTGCGAGTGAAGTTTTGGCGCAGCACCCCAATGCGAGATTATCGTGGAAGGGCTGcagcgaagacgtcgaatacGGATACTCAAAGTCAAAAGAATTCGTCGATGCGGCTGAAGAGGAGACGCGTCAGGAGAAGAAGTTGATGAATCTTCACAATAACGAAGCCGGACGATTG GCAGTTAAAAAGGAACTGGTGCTGCGCTGCCGTTGCCATGGAGTCTCGTACGCCTGTAACGTTCAAACGTGCTGGTACGAGATGAAACATTGGAAAGACGTAGGCGAAGAAATCAAGTCGTTATACGACAAAGCTGTAAAGGTGACAGTGAACGCTCAGTCGGGTAAAGTAGAAAAAGCAAACGGTAAAGAGCCTGGATCCGAAGAAATGATTTACGTCAATGAGACACAGCCTGATCTGTGCAACCTAACAAAGGGACGCAAGTGCTTCAGGAAAGGCAGTTCGAGTGAGTGCTCCTGCGACGTTCTCTGCTGTCAACGGGGATACAACACGGTCCCAAAAACGATCGTTAAAAATTGCTTTTGTAAGCTGAGAATGACTCCGCCTCCAATAAGAATTGTCTGCAACAAATGCACCAAAAAAATCGAGGAGGATTATTGCAGAAAATAG
- the LOC136189793 gene encoding WD repeat-containing and planar cell polarity effector protein fritz homolog isoform X2 translates to MTRWTFAYLEPDCRIHSYHAKNQDLSTGYRDSYRSFVEGRNEKWALSNKKPDKLRDTLSEFNDLCYSHKCFIIYWKSQRYLRVLLDNGTVAAFTLSSNLVDAERILLDKSLCSKLGSEIISDAAFGDNFIVFSFYGKSSLLFVLLKRPLDSLDDKMERLSSLDPKFLLVDIPGLRSRHAKLMAINSRQSLVALWWSREAKEENNLVIIDMSSGKPEMHCSIATQHNNVLTCTFSVLKTHCLYTVEGGFVISGQPAVSSSVYEYAHSKLLKVAESHILIQGKLTIAKRNYAEDKLFLACDNGLLILHYDNNREVTHHLSNIREPTSASWHPSDILIIVGNSRGRIQCFDVGLAPLRVLNSFEETPSLSLDVGLFLSQEGGLDFIEWCHDGSLSRNPSAFDFSDCAIVLFRKGPACLLRFVLGLISQGKLGPMELVTEYIRLRDPAKAVNILKRLNWNTSGKMCFTCFTLIMDFLLKQSLSEETESLCEEALATFLSPSGPILDAVTDQFREGVHNMARRFHHHLLRYQRLEKAYLLAVDLEDRDLFMDLHFLARDAGESVLSQITKRKAEKIRVDPLLDSLRSLEGTTSSSSEAISGSQGGGALSTDQIPLDLESSEGDEEEPAAAPASPTGSIQVVHFGMV, encoded by the exons ATGACTAGGTGGACGTTTGCATATCTAGAGCCCGATTGCCGAATTCATTCTTATCACGCCAAAAATCAAG ATCTTTCGACGGGCTACCGCGATAGTTACCGATCGTTTGTCGA AGGTCGAAATGAAAAATGGGCCTTGTCCAATAAAAAACCGGACAAGCTCAGAGACACCTTATCAGAATTCAAC GATCTTTGCTATTCTCACAAATgctttattatttattggaAAAGTCAAAGATATCTGAGG GTATTGCTTGATAATGGGACGGTTGCAGCTTTTACCCTATCCAGCAATCTTGTTGACGCGGAACGAATTCTTCTGGACAAGTCGTTGTGCAGCAAACTCGGCTCGGAAATAATTTCGGATG CTGCTTTTGGAGATAacttcatcgttttttcgttttatGGAAAATCCAGTCTTCTCTTTGTATTGCTCAAAAGGCCGCTTGACAGTCTCGATGACAAAATGGAACGGctctcttctctcgatcCCAAATTTCTTCTCGTAGACATCCCCGGACTGAGATCGCGTCACGCGAAATTAATGGCGATAAACAGTCGTCAATCCCTC GTGGCTTTGTGGTGGTCACGCGAGGCAAAGGAAGAAAACAATCTTGTAATCATAGACATGTCTAG cggAAAACCAGAAATGCACTGTAGCATAGCCACGCAGCACAACAACGTCTTAACCTGCACGTTCAG cGTTTTGAAAACGCACTGCTTATATACGGTTGAGGGTGGCTTTGTGATTTCCGGCCAGCCGGCCGTCAGCAGTTCGGTGTACGAGTATGCTCACTCTAAG CTTCTCAAAGTGGCTGAATCTCATATCTTaattcaag GCAAATTGACTATAGCGAAGAGAAACTACGCGGAGGACAAACTTTTTCTGGCTTGTGACAATGGTCTTTTG ATTCTTCACTATGATAATAACAGAGAAGTCACCCATCATTTATCGAATATC CGCGAGCCTACAAGCGCATCTTGGCATCCTTCAGATATTCTCATAATCGTTGGAAATAGCCGAGGAAGAATCCAG TGTTTTGACGTGGGACTCGCTCCTCTTCGCGTTTTGAATAGTTTTGAAGAGACGCCGAGTCTGTCACTCGACGTTGGTCTATTTCTAAG CCAAGAAGGCGGCCTAGATTTCATAGAGTGGTGTCACGATGGCTCCCTGTCGAGAAACCCTTCCGCTTTTGACTTCAGCGATTGCGCGATCGTTCTGTTCAGGAA GGGTCCTGCAtgtctccttcgtttcgttctTGGCCTCATCAGCCAAGGAAAGCTGGGCCCCATGGAACTTGTGACTGAGTACATAAGACTCAGAGATCCGGCTAAG GCAGTAAACATATTGAAACGGTTAAATTGGAATACGAGTGGAAAAATGTGCTTTACGTGTTTCACGCTGATTATGGATTTTCTCCTCAAGCAATCGCTTTCTGAGGAAACCGAAa GTTTGTGTGAGGAGGCTCTGGCGACGTTTCTATCTCCATCTGGTCCAATATTGGACGCTGTAACGGATCAGTTCAGGGAGGGAGTACACAACATGGCGAGACgttttcatcatcatcttctaAG GTATCAACGATTAGAGAAGGCATATCTATTGGCAGTAGATCTCGAAGACAGGGACCTTTTTATG GATTTGCACTTTCTTGCACGCGACGCCGGCGAAAGCGTTCTCTCTCAAATAACGAAGCGAAAAGCTGAAAAAATCAGGGTCGATCCTCTCCTAG ACTCGTTGCGTTCTCTGGAAGGAACGACGAGCAGCAGTTCGGAGGCGATATCAGGAAGTCAAGGCGGAGGAGCGCTGTCGACCGATCAAATTCCACTCGACCTCGAGTCGTCGGAAGGGGACGAAGAGGAGCCTGCGGCGGCGcccgcgtcgccgacgggCAGCATTCAAGTCGTTCACTTTGGGATGGTATGA
- the LOC136189787 gene encoding protein O-mannosyl-transferase TMTC3-like, which translates to MQLVGSSSVFFVGFVAGLVYINSLDCKFCFDDLSAVVENADLRPDTPLSNLFRNDFWGTPMSQDGSHKSYRPLTVASFRFNYALDGLNARGYHALNILLHAGIAALLASLGALFYGSHSAAALVAGLSFALHPIHTEAVAGVVGRAELLSAVFFLLCFLSYRKSRQDEANSARYLIVSILLCIVSALCKEQGITVVALCCTYDIFIADKMDLFEWISFLKRPHLKPSIKRCFILTLSALAFMILRIKIMGAELPVFTSFDNPAAVASTPTRQLTYFYLLFVNAKLLLFPSSLCCDWTMQTIPLVESFFDVRNVGTGAFLLGLTYFLLFCSKGNHWEKKMTILGLAFIIFPFIPASNLFFPVGFVVAERILYVPSMGFSLLVGLGWKKLRGRFSPVLIDGLLVFTLLCHAAKTVSRNPDWHDDETLFTSAIRVNSRNAKLYSNLGHVFEDRKEYDEAERRFRHGVELQPDDVGGLINLGRVLKAMERFDESETYYQKAIDLMPKLKGEAADGLSSFRIPPSHINVYYNLANLIKRDPRRMDEAEKLYRKAIRMKPNFESAYMNLGDLLLKTNRMAEAEQAYQKAIDIRPSYADAHFNLGVVALSGNQAKKAERKFRDALAVDPNHVLSLLNLGLHLQETRQKEKLIEAERLYKRVLTVDGSNDKALFNLGIVAMDLGQGRAAENWFRRTLDIDPNHRSARFNLALVYSREGRHFEAIEEAEKVLEHHSRHTNSWQLLGDSHIAVKNYEKAITAYRGCLKVDNRHATCQHNIAIAFVELGQWKEAQKSFQQVLALDPQYPGIQQHLNVLQSKMKANASNK; encoded by the coding sequence ATGCAGCTCGTCGGCTCCTCTTCGGTATTTTTCGTCGGTTTTGTTGCCGGTCTCGTTTACATTAATTCTCTGGACTGCAAATTCTGCTTCGACGACTTGTCAGCGGTCGTGGAAAACGCCGATCTTCGTCCGGACACGCCCCTTTCGAATTTATTCCGAAACGACTTCTGGGGAACCCCCATGTCTCAGGACGGCAGTCACAAGTCGTATCGCCCGCTCACGGTCGCCTCCTTTCGTTTCAATTACGCGCTCGACGGTCTAAATGCACGCGGCTACCACGCCCTCAACATCCTCCTACATGCGGGAATCGCCGCGCTTTTGGCCTCGCTTGGCGCGCTTTTCTACGGCAGCCACAGCGCCgccgcgctcgtcgccggacTATCTTTCGCTCTCCATCCGATCCACACGGAAGCCGTAGCGGGAGTCGTGGGCCGCGCCGAACTTCTATCCGCCGTATTTTTTCTCCTATGCTTTCTTTCATACCGAAAAAGTCGGCAGGACGAAGCGAATAGCGCGCGCTATCTCATCGTTTCCATTCTCCTGTGCATCGTATCGGCCTTGTGCAAAGAACAAGGCATAACGGTCGTTGCACTCTGTTGCACATACGATATTTTCATCGCCGATAAAATGGATCTGTTCGAATGGATCTCCTTTTTGAAACGACCCCATTTGAAACCGTCTATCAAACGATGTTTCATTCTCACTCTCTCCGCCCTCGCTTTTATGATATTGAGAATCAAAATCATGGGCGCCGAATTGCCCGTATTCACTTCGTTCGATAATCCGGCCGCGGTCGCTTCGACTCCGACGCGCCAACTCACCTATTTCTACCTTCTCTTTGTCAACGCTAAATTGCTTCTATTTCCGTCGAGTCTCTGCTGTGATTGGACGATGCAGACGATACCGctcgtcgagtcgtttttcgacgtcagaaatgTAGGCACCGGTGCTTTTCTACTCGGGTTGACATATTTTCTACTCTTCTGTTCGAAAGGAAATCAttgggaaaagaaaatgacgatACTCGGACTCGCCTTTATTATTTTTCCATTCATTCCGGCGTCGAATCTCTTCTTTCCCgtcggtttcgtcgtcgccgaacgaatCCTTTACGTTCCCAGCATGGGATTTAGTCTTCTAGTCGGATTGGGCTGGAAAAAATTGCGCGGGCGCTTTAGTCCGGTCCTAATCGACGGATTACTGGTCTTTACGTTGTTGTGCCACGCGGCGAAGACCGTGTCGCGCAATCCGGATtggcacgacgacgagacgctcTTTACGTCCGCGATTCGCGTCAATTCGCGCAACGCCAAACTCTACAGCAATTTGGGTCACGTCTTCGAAGATCGGAAGGAGTACGACGAGGCggagagacgatttcgacaCGGCGTCGAATTGCAGCCGGACGACGTCGGTGGCTTGATTAATTTGGGTCGAGTGCTCAAGGCGATGGAACGgttcgacgaaagcgagacgTACTATCAAAAGGCGATCGATCTCATGCCCAAATTGAAAGGCGAAGCGGCGGACGGGCTTTCGAGTTTTCGCATTCCGCCGTCTCATATTAACGTCTATTATAATCTCGCTAATCTCATCAAGCGCGATCCCCGTCGAATGGACGAGGCGGAGAAGTTGTATCGCAAAGCGATTCGAATGAAGCCGAACTTCGAATCGGCGTACATGAATCTCGGCGATTTGCTATTGAAAACGAATCGTATGGCCGAAGCCGAACAGGCCTATCAGAAAGCGATCGATATAAGACCTTCGTACGCTGACGCTCACTTCAATTTGGGAGTCGTTGCACTCTCGGGTAATCAGGCAAAGAAAGCCGAGAGAAAATTTCGCGACGCGTTAGCCGTCGATCCGAATCACGTCCTTTCTTTGCTCAATTTAGGTCTTCATCTGCAGGAGACGAGACAAAAGGAGAAACTGATCGAAGCCGAGCGTCTCTATAAGAGAGTCTTGACCGTAGATGGAAGTAATGATAAAGCGCTATTTAATCTTGGTATCGTTGCCATGGATCTCGGGCAAGGACGCGCGGCCGAAAATTGGTTTCGAAGAACTCTTGATATTGATCCGAATCATCGTAGTGCTCGCTTCAATTTGGCTCTCGTTTATAGCAGAGAGGGACGGCatttcgaagcgatcgaagaAGCCGAAAAAGTACTCGAACATCATTCTCGTCACACGAATTCGTGGCAGCTTCTTGGAGACAGTCACATTGCGGTGAAAAACTACGAAAAAGCTATTACCGCGTATAGGGGATGTTTGAAAGTAGACAACCGTCACGCGACATGTCAACATAATATCGCGATAGCGTTTGTCGAATTAGGACAGTGGAAAGAAGCCCAAAAGAGTTTCCAGCAAGTTCTCGCTCTTGATCCGCAATATCCAGGTATTCAACAGCATCTCAACGTACTGCAATCTAAAATGAAGGCAAACGCTTCCAATAAGTAA
- the LOC136190583 gene encoding tensin-2-like, with amino-acid sequence MAFANRGALEGFICPNCMVKFPSDARVRAHWIEFHSGVKKRETPDRENERAQDGIPMSRPLQRAPEPKNPKGIRSHLRHIIAKGRGRYIDNTFDLDLTYITERIIAMSFPATGLESTYRNNLEDVAKMLKQKHEDKYMVFNLSERSYDVSKLNHQVLDFGWPDHLAPPLDRLCSICKSIDSWLASDPQHVVVVHCKGGKGRTGVVISAYMHYSNLCTSAEDALDQFAMKRFYDDKLGGVTQPSQRRYVHYFEDLLKKKIRLTDGPIFLQTFIVHGTPNFDSRGGCKLFLKIYQNLNLIHTTETHPSSGSNGRILIAFPEPLELSGDILVKGFHKSLSNRDAIFRCQFHTCAVTEFVLVFNKSELDEAHRDKRFPDSSSVEFIFSPPLIDLNKGETVHRALQRSSDSVARLRRSSSYEKMSQIERAQPDGESAVTGTPTPNPEHYAGPVDQSLYAAVKRIQGIKLQDGKIVSQSPRSVEKRTMSEFEKNWHRRLVEAGLDASRVDADVRMSSNAVRIATAEDDFGADDDRYYGTVAFSPEREIGPSSERKSSKDYTDVPPIFVSNNSNSKEPPISQSANSFDGWFKRYDSSPSPLDAPSDWLIPFSPNKSEPKIIGGAARENPRSDPDEKPCQREFRSPDTLSNVTFDNVFVPPNREEASKQQFFSDQWGSGSESVASPVSTVVAAAAERPRPIGGVSQPVRVIGLESVPEGVAAERVAKEAEKRKPSLPPRSPGSVNMGKQFWYKPHMTKMEADKLLQNCKPGSFVIRDSNSRPGSYSLVMKTTQSYVDPASQKSGAVKHFLIVTENGGLKLFGSDEPVFNSLIQFVLEHSINPLQLPCKLVIPMKDVSATSLQRRSPARQKPQLPPRKKVSPQMEIINRGAACDVLYLMSTEVPLPTSGRETISMALADYVVRSPFITPTLVHFKANVTGILLTGTGKSGFFRKHYPIRSILFCLMDDTKTQVCPWVGESHHKGTSTTRSIFGIVSRRPGTTDRYGCHLFAEYDDAQPSNAIVTFVNQIMKVTATQFAQ; translated from the exons ATGGCGTTTGCGAACAGAGGCGCATTGGAAGGCTTTATATGTCCCAACTGCATGGTGAAATTTCCGTCCGACGCTCGCGTTCGAGCCCACTGGATCGAATTCCACTCCGGAGTCAAGAAACGAGAAACTCCCgatcgcgaaaacgaaagg GCTCAAGACGGAATTCCCATGTCACGCCCTCTTCAAAGAGCC CCCGAGCCAAAAAATCCAAAAGGAATTCGATCTCACCTTCGACACATCATTGCCAA GGGAAGGGGACGGTACATCGATAACACGTTTGACTTGGATTTGACGTACATCACGGAGCGAATCATAG CGATGTCTTTTCCGGCGACGGGGCTCGAAAGCACGTACCGAAATAATTTGGAGGACGTCGCGAAGATGCTCAAGCAGAAACACGAGGACAAGTACATGGTGTTCAATCTGTCCGAGCGCAGCTACGACGTCTCGAAGTTAAATCACCAG GTTCTCGATTTTGGCTGGCCCGATCATTTGGCTCCGCCTCTAGACCGACTTTGCAG cATATGCAAGTCTATTGACTCCTGGTTGGCTAGTGACCCCCAGCACGTGGTAGTCGTCCACTGCAAG GGTGGTAAGGGTCGGACTGGTGTTGTGATTTCCGCGTACATGCACTACAGCAATTTGTGCACGAG tgCTGAGGACGCTCTGGATCAGTTTGCCATGAAGCGATTTTATGACGACAAATTAGGCGGGGTCACGCAACCGTCACAGCGCCG ATACGTTCACTACTTCGAAGAtttgctgaaaaagaaaataagacTAACAGATGG GCCAATATTTCTGCAGACGTTCATCGTTCACGGCACGCCCAATTTCGACAGTCGCGGCGGCTGCAAGCTCTTCCTCAAAATCTATCAAAATCTCAATCTCATTCACACGACTGAAACGCA TCCTTCTTCCGGGTCGAACGGCCGGATCCTCATCGCCTTTCCTGAACCGCTAGAACTCTCGGGAGATATCCTG GTGAAAGGATTTCACAAGTCACTTTCGAATCGCGACGCCATTTTTCGCTGCCAATTTCACACGTGCGCCGTGACCGaattcgttctcgttttcaatAAATCCGAACTGGACGAAGCGCATCGAG ACAAACGATTTCCAGACTCGTCTTCCGTGGAATTCATCTTCTCTCCGCCTCTCATTGACCTGAACA AGGGGGAGACGGTTCATCGTGCGCTTCAGCGCAGCAGCGACAGCGTCGCTCGCCTTCGACGCAGCTCGTCCTACGAAAAAATGAGCCAAATCGAACGCGCTCAACCCGACGGCGAAAGCGCCGTCACTGGAACTCCGACCCCAA ATCCGGAGCACTATGCCGGCCCGGTCGATCAGAGCCTCTACGCCGCTGTCAAACGAATACAAG GTATTAAACTCCAAGACGGAAAAATCGTTTCCCAATCGCCGCGTTCGGTTGAAAAGCGCACGATGAGCGAATTCGAAAAGAACTGGCATCGTCGGCTCGTCGAAGCCGGTctcgacgcgtcgcgcgtcgacgccgacgttcgaatgtcgtcgaacgccgtGCGCATCGCGACcgccgaagacgatttcggcgCGGACGACGATCGCTATTACGGCAcggtcgcgttttcgccCGAACGCGAAATCGGGCCGTCGTCCGaacgaaagtcgtcgaaggacTACACGGACGTGCCGCCGATTTTCGTCTCGAATAATTCCAATTCGAAGGAACCTCCTATAAGCCAATCCGCAAATTCCTTCGACGGCTGGTTTAAACGTTATGATTCGTCGCCCTCCCCGTTGGATGCTCCCTCCGATTGGCTCATTCCGTTTTCGCCCAACAAGTCGGAGCCGAAGATCATAGGCGGTGCCGCGAGAGAAAATCCGCGGTCTGATCCGGACGAAAAGCCGTGTCAGCGGGAGTTTCGTTCGCCCGATACTCTATCCAATGTGACGTTCGACAACGTATTCGTGCCGCCCAATCGGGAGGAGGCGTCCAAGCAGCAGTTCTTTAGCGATCAGTGGGGCAGTGGAAGTGAGAGCGTCGCTTCGCCGGTTTCGACGGTCGTGGCTGCAGCGGCGGAGAGGCCTCGGCCTATCGGCGGCGTCTCGCAGCCCGTGCGTGTTATTGGGCTCGAGTCGGTGCCCGAAGGCGTCGCGGCGGAGAGAGTCGCGAAGGAAGCGGAGAAGCGAAAGCCGTCGCTGCCTCCGAGGAGTCCCGGGTCTGTTAACATGGGGAAACAGTTTTGGTATAAGCCGCACATGACGAAAATGGAAG CTGATAAACTACTTCAGAACTGCAAGCCAGGCAGCTTCGTTATTAGGGATAGTAACTCGAGACCCGGGAGCTATAGTCTGGTTATGAAAACCACTCAAAGTTACGTCGATCCTG CGTCGCAGAAATCGGGTGCCGTAAAGCATTTCTTAATCGTTACTGAAAACGGTGGATTGAAATTGTTTGGGTCAGACGAGCCAGTGTTCA ACTCGTTGATACAGTTTGTATTGGAGCATTCCATCAATCCACTCCAACTTCCATGCAAGCTAGTCATTCCAATGAAAG ATGTATCAGCAACCTCACTTCAACGTCGTTCTCCGGCTCGTCAAAAGCCTCAACTTCCACCAAGAAAGAAAGTATCGCCTCAAATGGAAATAATAAATCGCGGCGCCG CGTGTGATGTTTTGTATTTGATGTCGACGGAGGTGCCCCTACCCACAAGCGGCCGGGAAACGATTTCTATGGCCCTGGCAGACTACGTCGTACGTAGTCCTTTTATAACGCCGACACTCGTTCACTTCAAAGCGAACGTGACCGGCATTCTTCTCACAGGTACAGGGAAAAG CGGCTTTTTTCGAAAGCACTATCCTATTCGTTCCATTCTGTTTTGTTTGATGGACGACACTAAAACCCAAGTTTGTCCTTGGGTAGGAGAATCGCATCATAAGGGGACTAGTACGACACGGAG TATTTTTGGAATTGTAAGTCGAAGGCCGGGTACAACTGATCGATACGGATGTCATCTGTTTGCGGAATACGACGATGCGCAGCCGTCCAACGCCATCGTTACGTTCGTGAATCAAATTATGAAAGTGACTGCAACTCAATTTGCGCAATAG
- the LOC136189793 gene encoding WD repeat-containing and planar cell polarity effector protein fritz homolog isoform X1: protein MACLRIEAHYWTTHSCKQCQPDCRIHSYHAKNQDLSTGYRDSYRSFVEGRNEKWALSNKKPDKLRDTLSEFNDLCYSHKCFIIYWKSQRYLRVLLDNGTVAAFTLSSNLVDAERILLDKSLCSKLGSEIISDAAFGDNFIVFSFYGKSSLLFVLLKRPLDSLDDKMERLSSLDPKFLLVDIPGLRSRHAKLMAINSRQSLVALWWSREAKEENNLVIIDMSSGKPEMHCSIATQHNNVLTCTFSVLKTHCLYTVEGGFVISGQPAVSSSVYEYAHSKLLKVAESHILIQGKLTIAKRNYAEDKLFLACDNGLLILHYDNNREVTHHLSNIREPTSASWHPSDILIIVGNSRGRIQCFDVGLAPLRVLNSFEETPSLSLDVGLFLSQEGGLDFIEWCHDGSLSRNPSAFDFSDCAIVLFRKGPACLLRFVLGLISQGKLGPMELVTEYIRLRDPAKAVNILKRLNWNTSGKMCFTCFTLIMDFLLKQSLSEETESLCEEALATFLSPSGPILDAVTDQFREGVHNMARRFHHHLLRYQRLEKAYLLAVDLEDRDLFMDLHFLARDAGESVLSQITKRKAEKIRVDPLLDSLRSLEGTTSSSSEAISGSQGGGALSTDQIPLDLESSEGDEEEPAAAPASPTGSIQVVHFGMV from the exons ATGGCTTGTTTGCGAATAGAAGCGCACTATTGGACAACTCATTCATGCAAACAATGCC AGCCCGATTGCCGAATTCATTCTTATCACGCCAAAAATCAAG ATCTTTCGACGGGCTACCGCGATAGTTACCGATCGTTTGTCGA AGGTCGAAATGAAAAATGGGCCTTGTCCAATAAAAAACCGGACAAGCTCAGAGACACCTTATCAGAATTCAAC GATCTTTGCTATTCTCACAAATgctttattatttattggaAAAGTCAAAGATATCTGAGG GTATTGCTTGATAATGGGACGGTTGCAGCTTTTACCCTATCCAGCAATCTTGTTGACGCGGAACGAATTCTTCTGGACAAGTCGTTGTGCAGCAAACTCGGCTCGGAAATAATTTCGGATG CTGCTTTTGGAGATAacttcatcgttttttcgttttatGGAAAATCCAGTCTTCTCTTTGTATTGCTCAAAAGGCCGCTTGACAGTCTCGATGACAAAATGGAACGGctctcttctctcgatcCCAAATTTCTTCTCGTAGACATCCCCGGACTGAGATCGCGTCACGCGAAATTAATGGCGATAAACAGTCGTCAATCCCTC GTGGCTTTGTGGTGGTCACGCGAGGCAAAGGAAGAAAACAATCTTGTAATCATAGACATGTCTAG cggAAAACCAGAAATGCACTGTAGCATAGCCACGCAGCACAACAACGTCTTAACCTGCACGTTCAG cGTTTTGAAAACGCACTGCTTATATACGGTTGAGGGTGGCTTTGTGATTTCCGGCCAGCCGGCCGTCAGCAGTTCGGTGTACGAGTATGCTCACTCTAAG CTTCTCAAAGTGGCTGAATCTCATATCTTaattcaag GCAAATTGACTATAGCGAAGAGAAACTACGCGGAGGACAAACTTTTTCTGGCTTGTGACAATGGTCTTTTG ATTCTTCACTATGATAATAACAGAGAAGTCACCCATCATTTATCGAATATC CGCGAGCCTACAAGCGCATCTTGGCATCCTTCAGATATTCTCATAATCGTTGGAAATAGCCGAGGAAGAATCCAG TGTTTTGACGTGGGACTCGCTCCTCTTCGCGTTTTGAATAGTTTTGAAGAGACGCCGAGTCTGTCACTCGACGTTGGTCTATTTCTAAG CCAAGAAGGCGGCCTAGATTTCATAGAGTGGTGTCACGATGGCTCCCTGTCGAGAAACCCTTCCGCTTTTGACTTCAGCGATTGCGCGATCGTTCTGTTCAGGAA GGGTCCTGCAtgtctccttcgtttcgttctTGGCCTCATCAGCCAAGGAAAGCTGGGCCCCATGGAACTTGTGACTGAGTACATAAGACTCAGAGATCCGGCTAAG GCAGTAAACATATTGAAACGGTTAAATTGGAATACGAGTGGAAAAATGTGCTTTACGTGTTTCACGCTGATTATGGATTTTCTCCTCAAGCAATCGCTTTCTGAGGAAACCGAAa GTTTGTGTGAGGAGGCTCTGGCGACGTTTCTATCTCCATCTGGTCCAATATTGGACGCTGTAACGGATCAGTTCAGGGAGGGAGTACACAACATGGCGAGACgttttcatcatcatcttctaAG GTATCAACGATTAGAGAAGGCATATCTATTGGCAGTAGATCTCGAAGACAGGGACCTTTTTATG GATTTGCACTTTCTTGCACGCGACGCCGGCGAAAGCGTTCTCTCTCAAATAACGAAGCGAAAAGCTGAAAAAATCAGGGTCGATCCTCTCCTAG ACTCGTTGCGTTCTCTGGAAGGAACGACGAGCAGCAGTTCGGAGGCGATATCAGGAAGTCAAGGCGGAGGAGCGCTGTCGACCGATCAAATTCCACTCGACCTCGAGTCGTCGGAAGGGGACGAAGAGGAGCCTGCGGCGGCGcccgcgtcgccgacgggCAGCATTCAAGTCGTTCACTTTGGGATGGTATGA